The Terriglobia bacterium genomic interval AGGATGGCTACCGCCAGCAGCGTCGCCTGCACGCCCGCGCTCGCCATGTTTCGAAACCAGATCTCGGCAGTTGAATTGACGGCCTCAATCACGGCCTCTCCTTCCCGCGCTGCTTCGCCCTTAAGTCACTCAGCAGTTTTTCGAGCTTTGCCAGCTGCTCAGGGTCCGGCGGCTTCGTCTCGAATAAGGAAGCGACCAGGGACAGGCTGTCACCGCCAAAGACCCGGTTCAGCAGCCGGCTCAGCAGATTCCGGTATATCGACCCGGCCGCCTGCGTGGTGCTGTAAATAAACGCCTTGCCCACGTGCCCCTTCTTCCTGGTGACGAGCGACTTGGCTTCGAGCCGCTTGAGCAGGTTCACGACGGAACCGTGAGCCATCGGCCGGTACTGCTGCATACTCTCGCGGATCTCTCTGGCCGTCGCCTGCTCCAACCGCTGCAGGCAGGCGAGAACCTCCAGTTCTGCTGTGGGGACATTCTTACCGCTCATGCGCCACCCTCGTTTATTAGATGAAGGGTCATGAAAAAACGGTTGATTGAATTATATAGACCTACGTCTATTTTTTGTCAAGAAAGTAATAGACGCCCGTCTATAAGGGAGCAGAACTCACGCAGGCAATCCGTGCGACCGCCGGGCTCCCGTGCGCTCATCGTGGTCCTGGTCCGGCACAGCCGGGCGGCGCCATAACGGCCCGCTGCAATAATCTCAGGATTTTGTCGCTTGTTATGGGTAGAGCCTCTCGCTTGAGGCACTCGGCAGCCGTTGTGAAAGGCCGACGCTGGAGAAACATGGAGGTGCGCGATGGCAAGGTTCACTCGAAGTTCTGTGTTTTTCATGTTCCTTTTGTTGGCGGCGCTTTTTGTGAGCGCTTGTGTTCCCGAGAAGACCGTTCAATGGTCCACGGACGGCGAGCAGGCAGCGGTTCTCAGCAACGGCAGGCTTTATCTTTGCGACAGTCGAGGAAAACTGTCGAATCCTCTGGCCGAGGGTGTTGCGCTTACAGCATGGCTCCCGGACTCGAATCATATGGTTATGGTGCGCAAGCAGGAGATCGACAGCTGGGAAGAGCTGGTCAAGGCTGCGCCCCTGGATTTCGACGAGAAGAAAACAATTGCTGCTGCCATGACCGCGCGCGACGAACTGCTCAACTATAGTGGCGACCTGGATGACTTCAAACCCTCCAACGCGGGGTCGCTGAACATGGAGCAATGGGCCCTCGCTCTGTTTTACCTCAAAGAGCGGGGAGACGCGCCTTTCCTCGAAAGAACCCGCGAGGTCCTCACAAAACT includes:
- a CDS encoding BlaI/MecI/CopY family transcriptional regulator, which encodes MSGKNVPTAELEVLACLQRLEQATAREIRESMQQYRPMAHGSVVNLLKRLEAKSLVTRKKGHVGKAFIYSTTQAAGSIYRNLLSRLLNRVFGGDSLSLVASLFETKPPDPEQLAKLEKLLSDLRAKQRGKERP